DNA from Arthrobacter sp. StoSoilB19:
TTGGCGATGGAGTAGGTGAACGGCATCAGGGTGAACGTCAGGAACGCCGGGATGGCGATGCCCCAGTCCTGCCAGTCGATCTTGCCCACCTGGGACACCATCATGAAGCCCACCACTACCAGCGCCGGGGCCACTGCCTCGAACGGCACCAGGTTGATCAGCGGGGTGAAGAACATGGCCACCAGGAACAGCAGGCCGGTGACCACCGAGGCGATACCGGTGCGGGCGCCTTCGCCGATGCCGGCGCCGGCCTCGACATAGATCTGGTTGGAGGAGACGGAAGCGCCGCCGCCGATGATGGCGCCGAGTGCGTCCACCTGGAGCACGCGGTCGACGTCGGGAATGTTGCCGTGCTCGTCCACCGTTCCGGCCTCGTTGGCCAGGCCCACCATGGTGCCCATGGCGTCGAAGAAGATGCTGAGCAGGATTACGAAGGCCAGCAGGGTGGCGGCCACGAAGCCGAGGTGTTCGAAGGCGCCGAAGGGATTGGCCTTGCCGATCAGGGACAGGTCAGGGGCGGCCCAGCCGGAGAACGCCGGCGCCACCAGGGACCAGCCCTGGGGGTTGAAGTTCTTGCCGTCGAAGCTGGGTCCGATGTGCAGGGTTGTCTCAAGGATCACGGACAGCACGGTGGAGGTGATGATGCCGATCAGGATGGCGCCCTTGATCTTGCGCACCACAAGGGCGATGGTCAGGATCAGGCCGAAAACGAACACGGCCGTGGGCCAGCCCAGCAGCTTGCCTTCGAAGCCAAGGCCAACGGGCACCGTGGTGCCTGCAACGTCCGGAATGCGCCGCACGAATCCGGCGTTGACCAGCCCGATCAGGGCGATGAACAGGCCGATGCCCACCACGATTGCCGTCTTGAGGCCGTCCGGCACGGCCTTGAAGACGGCGGTCCGGAAGCCGGTGAGGACCAGGATCAGCATGGTGACGCCGGAGAGGACCACCAGGCCCATCATGTCCGGCCAGCTGAGTTCCGGGTTTGTGGCCACGGTGACGGCCACGAAGGCATTCACGCCGAGGCCGGTGGCCAGCGCGAAGGGGTGCCGGCCCCAGGCGCCCATCAGGATGGTCAGGATGCCTGCCACGAACGCGGTCACGGCGGCCACGGCGGTGAAGCCCAGTGTGGTGCCGTTCGAGTCCGGACCGGACAGGATCAGCGGGTTCAGCACCACGATGTAGCTCATGGCGAAGAAGGTGGCGAACCCGCCGCGGATCTCGCGGGAAAGGTTGGAACCGCGCTCGGTGACCCTGAAATACCGGTCCAGGGCAGAGCCTTGCTTAAGCATTAGTCCTCCGGGGAAGTGTGTGGGGATACCTGCATCCTAAGGGGGCGGCAGGGAATGGGCCGGCAAATGCGCCTAGTCTGTAAGGAAGCCAACACAAGGAGCAGCCCAAACATGCGCCACGTCCGCCGCCGACTGCTGGGCTTTGTGCCCGGTTTCTTCATCCTCTCCTTTGTCCTCGCCGCCGCGATGCTGGGCCTGGCGGGCCCGGCCAGCGCCCACGATGCCGCAGAGTCCACCAGCCCGGCCCAGGGTGCGGCGCTGCCGGCGCCGCCCGGCGAGGTTTCGGTGACCTTCAGCAACAAGCCGCTGGGCATCGGCTCGTCGTTCTCGGTCAAGGACGCCGGCGGTACCGAATGGGCTGACGGGTCCGTGCAGATCGTGGACAACGTGGCCACCCAAAAGCTTCGGCCAGGCGGCCCCGCGGGGAAGTACACCGTGGCATGGCGCGTGGTCAGTTCGGACTCGCACCCCATTGAGGGCACATTCACTTTCACCGCGGCCACAGGCGACCCGTCCGCAACGGCGGGCCCGGCCAGTCCGACGGCGGCGGGTGCAGTTCCGGGAATGGGTACAGCGCAGCCCGGGGTTACGGAGGAGCCGTCCGTGCCTGCCAATGCCGGCGAGCCCTTCCAGTGGAGCATCGTGATTTTTGCGGCCGTTGCCGTGGGGCTGCTGGTGGCCCTCGGCGTCCTGGCCCGGCGCCGGCTCACAGGCGACGGGGATGACGGGGACGGCATGGATGCCGGGGAGGACGGCCGGGGGTAGCCCGGCCCGGGGGTGCCGGCCGGCTCCGGCCTGGCGGCGGGCAGGGCTGTCAGCAGGTCAGCACCGCAAAGCTGCCCGTTGCCGGGAAGGCGCCGCCGGACGGGTGGCCACTGCCTGGATTGACCTTGGCGGAGATGGCCTGGCCCACCGTCTTGGCCTGGCGCAGTACTTCCTTGGGCGACGGCGTGATCAGCTCACCCACTCCCACCAGGTAGATGCCAATGGCCCGCATGGCCGCTGCCACGTTCCGGCCTACGGCGATCCCGAAGTCGTTGAGCATGCGCCGCAGCTGGCTGTGGGCGCACCTGGTCAGGACGATGTGGTCGGCCACCAGGATGCCGGTGGGGGTGTGCACCTGCCATTGCGGAGCGGCGCCGTGCCCGGGTCCCTGGAGCATGGTCAGCTGGACCGCGCGGGTTGTGTTCCGGACGTCCACGCTGTGGCTTGTGGCGTAATTGCGCAAATGGCGCAGGATCTCGTTGCGCTCCCGGAGGGTGTCGCTGTCCGCCGCGTCGCAGCGCTGCAGCGAGGACGTGTTTGCGGGTTGCCCGGCGCCGAGGATGTCCAGCCCGTCCACCACAATGGAGGCCACGCGGTGGCGGCGCAGTTCTGCGGCCACGGCAAGCCCGGACAGGCCCGTGCCAATGATGACAGTGGTGGTCTGTTCGGTCTGGGCATCCCCAGGCATGCTTGACACTACAGTTTCCCTCCTTCGAAGCTTTCGGCAGGTGCCGGCGTCCTCGCCGGCCCGCGTCCCGTTACCCCCAAGTACGGCCGCAGCGCATGGCCCGGGACAGTGCGCGCAGGAAGCTGCGGTTGGCGTCCCGGACCAACAATGTCCTGAAGACTACAGAACAAATGCGGCCGTGGATAGCCCAATGAGGAAAACGTTTCTGATGACATGAAGGCGCTTTCCCAGCCGCTCCGGAGGGCCTGTGGATAACCCGGCCTACCCGCCCCTGAACAGGCTTGCTAAGCCCTGGGGGACGGAGAATAGTGGGAATCGGGAACGGCCCTTTTCCTGCCGGTGCCGCTGGGGGCCGGGATGCACGGGGAGTGGTCCGTTTTCTGGCAGAATAGCCGCAACATCAGGCGTATCGCGAGGAGGCGGCCCCCATGGGCTCACGAGAGTTGCACCCGGACCAGGCCCGGGACGGTGGTGGTGCGTCACCCGCTCCCCACGGCATCGTGGTGGGCGTGGACGGTTCGGACCATGGCCAGTGCGCCTTGGT
Protein-coding regions in this window:
- a CDS encoding copper resistance CopC family protein; protein product: MRHVRRRLLGFVPGFFILSFVLAAAMLGLAGPASAHDAAESTSPAQGAALPAPPGEVSVTFSNKPLGIGSSFSVKDAGGTEWADGSVQIVDNVATQKLRPGGPAGKYTVAWRVVSSDSHPIEGTFTFTAATGDPSATAGPASPTAAGAVPGMGTAQPGVTEEPSVPANAGEPFQWSIVIFAAVAVGLLVALGVLARRRLTGDGDDGDGMDAGEDGRG
- a CDS encoding NAD(P)-binding protein codes for the protein MPGDAQTEQTTTVIIGTGLSGLAVAAELRRHRVASIVVDGLDILGAGQPANTSSLQRCDAADSDTLRERNEILRHLRNYATSHSVDVRNTTRAVQLTMLQGPGHGAAPQWQVHTPTGILVADHIVLTRCAHSQLRRMLNDFGIAVGRNVAAAMRAIGIYLVGVGELITPSPKEVLRQAKTVGQAISAKVNPGSGHPSGGAFPATGSFAVLTC
- a CDS encoding NCS2 family permease → MLKQGSALDRYFRVTERGSNLSREIRGGFATFFAMSYIVVLNPLILSGPDSNGTTLGFTAVAAVTAFVAGILTILMGAWGRHPFALATGLGVNAFVAVTVATNPELSWPDMMGLVVLSGVTMLILVLTGFRTAVFKAVPDGLKTAIVVGIGLFIALIGLVNAGFVRRIPDVAGTTVPVGLGFEGKLLGWPTAVFVFGLILTIALVVRKIKGAILIGIITSTVLSVILETTLHIGPSFDGKNFNPQGWSLVAPAFSGWAAPDLSLIGKANPFGAFEHLGFVAATLLAFVILLSIFFDAMGTMVGLANEAGTVDEHGNIPDVDRVLQVDALGAIIGGGASVSSNQIYVEAGAGIGEGARTGIASVVTGLLFLVAMFFTPLINLVPFEAVAPALVVVGFMMVSQVGKIDWQDWGIAIPAFLTFTLMPFTYSIANGLGAGFIAYVLIRTVQGRVKDIHPLMWAVAAAFALFFAIGPIEAALGM